CCTCAAACTCGAAGCAGACCTCGTAGGTATTGGTTCCCTCGGGTAGGTAAACGCCCTCTATGGTCATGACTTCCCAGGTGCCATAGGTGTGATCCTCTGGCCACGTCATCTCCTTGGCCCAGATGATGTCACCGTTGAACTTGACGTAGACGAAATTGCTGGCGTGGCCCTCGGCGACATAGCCCATCCACCGCCAGCGCAGTTGCGCTGACTCGAGGAAGACGTCCTGGCAGAAGGAGTTGCTGTTCGGCGTTCCGCAGAACCCGCCGAGCCATGCCGCCATCACCCCATCGTACGCAGGATAGCCCCAGATGTGCAACGGATCCAGGATCCAGGAGCAGGTCGTGTTCGTAGTGCAGGTCCAGGCCGAACCTGCTCCACAATCACCCTGCTCGAAGCTGCCGTCCCCTACGAGGATCCAGCTGTGTCTCTCCCCCGTGGCTGCCGTGTCCGCAGGCGCGTCGCGCAGATTAGGAGCGGAGAGCCTCCGTTCGCCCGGGGGGCAGAGGCTGGGCTGGGCCGCGGAGATTGCCGCAGGATCGAGGCTAACGAGGACCGCAATGCCGAGCACGAGTCTCCAGCGCATATCACCCCACCATCACAATTCGCGTCGAAGCGGCCGCTGTGGCGCCCTGCGCGCGGATGAAATAGACGCCGCTGGCCGCGGTGCCTCCCGCTCCATGCCTGCCATCCCAGACGAGGCGTTGCTGCCCAGCTGGATACGGCCGCTCGGCAATCACAGCGCAAAGCCGTCCGGTGACATCGTGCACGCTGACGCGGACTGCCTGTGGGATGCGAAGGCCAAGATCGATGGTAACACCGTCTCGCCCGGGGTTGGGAAAGGCACGGAGGAGGAGTCCATCCGCGAGTTGGCTGCCGACCGCAGGCACGACCGTCAGGTCTCCACAGGGCAGCGCACCGAATGTCATGATCGCTTGCTCCGCCACGCAGCGTCCAAGATCTGGGTCCCGTCATAGTTGCAGGCGATGAACGCATACCCGTCTGCAACGTCGAATCCATACGCCGACGAGGGGAGCGCCGCGCTGCCCACGAGATGGGGAATGTTCGCCTCGCTGATGTCCAAGATCGCCAGTCCCAGGTGTTGGTTCAGGGTAAAGGCGAGATCGCCCTGGACCGCTACATCGACCTCTTTGTACGGGCGGTCGAAAGAGCCTGCGATCGTGGGCGCCGTCGGCGTGCTGCAATCGACAAGGATGAGTCCGTCTGAATCGGCCGCTACTGCGAGAACACCACCGCTGCGGAAGTCCAGCTCACGGAGATGATCCGCAACTTCGATTGCACCCAGTTCCTTGATTCGCTCCGGACGCGACACATCGTAGAGGCGGATGCTGGAACTCTCGACGATCAATGCGCAGACCTGTTCTTGGAGAGCGATTCCGCCCAACCGCAGTGGGATGTCCACGTAGCCGAC
This portion of the bacterium genome encodes:
- a CDS encoding T9SS type A sorting domain-containing protein; this encodes MAEQAIMTFGALPCGDLTVVPAVGSQLADGLLLRAFPNPGRDGVTIDLGLRIPQAVRVSVHDVTGRLCAVIAERPYPAGQQRLVWDGRHGAGGTAASGVYFIRAQGATAAASTRIVMVG